In the Setaria italica strain Yugu1 chromosome VI, Setaria_italica_v2.0, whole genome shotgun sequence genome, one interval contains:
- the LOC101761536 gene encoding receptor-like protein kinase, giving the protein MPLRISVPPSQAEPPGASSSSTKLLRDKMRLVFWPWISLFFTFVASTWSLSSDGQALLALSKNLILPSSVSSSWSASDATPCTWNGVSCNKRNRVVSLDLSSSGVSGSLGPEICRLKYLQILSLSGNNISGSIPPELGNCSMLEQLDLSQNFFSGNIPASMGNLKRVSFLSLYSNSLSGTIPEELFKNQFLEQVYLHSNQLSGSIPFSVGEMTSLTDLWLHENMLSGVLPASIGNCTKLEVLYLFDNRLSGGLPETLSKIKGLRIFDATTNSFTGEITFSFENCKLEIFTLSFNNIKGEIPSWLGSCTSLTQLGFVNNSLSGKIQASLGLLSNLTYLLLSQNSLYGPIPPEIGNCHLLEWLELDANQLEGTVPKELAHLRKLSKLFLYENRLIGDFPENIWSIPTLESVLIDSNSFTGKLPSMVAELKFLRNITLSDNFFSGIVPPKLGVNSRLLRINFRNNSFVGGIPPNICSGKGLRVLDLGLNHLNGSIPRGIITDCPRLQKLVLRDNNLSGSIM; this is encoded by the exons ATGCCGCTACGGATTAGCGTGCCACCCTCTCAAGCCGAGCCCCCAGGAGCTTCGTCCTCGAGCACCAAGTTACTCCG GGACAAAATGAGGCTGGTTTTCTGGCCTTGGATTTCGCTATTCTTCACTTTTGTTGCATCAACTTGGAGTTTGAGTTCAGATGGCCAAGCTCTTCTTGCTCTGTCGAAAAATCTCATACTACCAAGTTCCGTAAGTTCTAGCTGGAGTGCTTCTGATGCAACTCCATGTACATGGAATGGAGTTAGTTGCAATAAAAGGAACAGAGTGGTTTCCCTTGACCTGTCATCATCAGGAGTTTCAGGTTCACTAGGACCTGAAATATGTCGTCTGAAATACCTGCAAATTCTCAGTTTATCTGGTAACAACATATCTGGTTCAATCCCTCCGGAATTGGGGAACTGCAGTATGCTTGAACAATTGGATCTGTCCCAAAATTTCTTTTCTGGCAATATACCAGCTTCAATGGGAAACCTCAAGAGGGTGTCATTTCTGTCACTGTACAGCAACTCGCTGAGTGGAACTATACCAGAGGAGTTGTTCAAGAACCAGTTTCTGGAGCAAGTGTACCTCCATTCCAATCAGCTCAGTGGTTCGATCCCCTTCTCGGTTGGTGAAATGACAAGCCTTACGGACTTGTGGTTGCATGAGAATATGttgtctggagttttgcccgcTTCGATTGGCAACTGCACCAAGTTGGAGGTCCTCTATCTATTTGATAATCGACTGAGTGGCGGTCTTCCAGAAACCTTGAGCAAGATCAAAGGCCTCAGGATATTTGATGCCACAACCAATAGCTTCACAGGAGAGATCACTTTCAGTTTCGAGAACTGCAAGTTGGAAATATTCACCTTGTCATTCAATAATATAAAGGGTGAAATTCCATCATGGCTGGGGAGTTGCACGAGCTTGACACAACTTGGATTTGTCAATAATAGCCTGTCTGGCAAAATTCAAGCTTCTCTCGGCTTATTGAGCAACCTCACGTATCTTTTACTTTCTCAGAACTCCCTGTATGGACCAATCCCTCCTGAGATCGGTAACTGTCATTTGCTGGAGTGGCTAGAGTTGGATGCAAACCAGCTGGAGGGCACTGTTCCTAAAGAATTGGCACATTTACGGAAATTGTCAAAGCTCTTTTTGTACGAGAATCGTCTCATAGGAGACTTCCCTGAGAATATTTGGAGTATCCCAACCCTTGAGAGCGTCCTTATTGACAGTAACAGTTTCACGGGTAAGCTACCTTCAATGGTAGCTGAGCTAAAGTTCCTCCGGAATATTACACTATCTGATAATTTCTTCTCTGGGATTGTACCACCGAAGCTGGGTGTTAATAGTCGTTTGCTCCGGATAAATTTCAGAAATAACAGTTTTGTCGGTGGAATACCACCAAATATTTGTTCAGGAAAAGGATTAAGAGTTTTAGACTTGGGGTTGAATCATCTCAATGGTAGCATCCCACGTGGTATCATTACAGATTGTCCAAGACTGCAAAAGTTGGTTCTTAGAGATAACAATCTCAGCGGCTCAATTATGTAG
- the LOC101755332 gene encoding leucine-rich repeat receptor-like protein kinase PEPR1 — protein sequence MYPIRDTHLPCRIRVFESGTIPEELFKNQFLEQVYLHSNQLSGSIPFSVGEMTSLTSLWLHDNMLSGVLPASIGNCTKLEVLYLLNNQLSGSLPETLSKIEGLRIFDATNNSFRGEIPFSFENSCKLEIFILSFNQIRGEIPKWLGNCSSLTQLAFVNNSLSGQIPPTVGLLRNLTYLLLSQNNLSGPIPTEIGNCELLLWLELDANQLEGTVPKELANLRNLQKLFLFENHLTGEFPENIWGIQSLQSVLVYRNGLTGKLPSVLAELKFLQNITLFDNFFTGAIPPGLGANSRLVKVDFTNNSFVGGIPPNICSGKTLRILDLGSNHLTGSIPSGVSNCPSLERFILQGNNFSGHIPEFRNCKGLSYIDLSRNGFDGPVPPNIFSNCPCSLQISPQANNLNGSIPGFSNCTNLGVLDLSYNNFSSKIPPKNAYCVRCKL from the coding sequence ATGTATCCGATACGGGATACGCACCTTCCCTGCCGTATCCGTGTTTTTGAGAGTGGAACTATACCAGAGGAGTTGTTCAAGAACCAGTTTCTGGAGCAAGTGTACCTCCATTCCAATCAGCTCAGTGGTTCGATCCCCTTCTCGGTTGGTGAAATGACAAGCCTTACGTCCTTGTGGTTGCATGATAATATGTTATCTGGGGTTTTACCCGCTTCGATTGGTAACTGCACCAAGTTGGAGGTCCTCTATCTACTCAATAATCAACTGAGCGGCAGTCTTCCTGAAACCTTGAGCAAGATCGAAGGCCTCAGGATATTTGATGCCACAAACAATAGCTTCAGAGGCGAGATTCCTTTCAGTTTTGAGAATAGCTGCAAGTTGGAAATATTCATCCTGTCATTCAATCAAATCAGAGGGGAGATACCAAAATGGTTAGGGAACTGCAGCAGCTTGACGCAGCTTGCATTTGTCAACAACAGTCTGTCCGGACAGATACCACCTACAGTTGGTTTACTGAGAAACCTCACTTATCTTCTACTTTCTCAAAACAATTTGTCTGGTCCAATCCCTACTGAAATTGGCAACTGTGAATTGCTTTTGTGGCTGGAGTTGGATGCAAACCAGCTTGAGGGCACTGTTCCAAAAGAACTAGCAAACTTGAGGAACTTGCAGAAGCTGTTCCTTTTTGAAAATCATCTCACAGGGGAGTTTCCTGAAAATATATGGGGCATCCAAAGCCTTCAAAGTGTCCTCGTCTATCGAAATGGTCTTACTGGGAAGCTACCTTCTGTGCTTGCTGAGCTTAAGTTCCTGCAGAACATTACACTGTTTGATAATTTCTTCACCGGAGCCATACCACCGGGACTGGGTGCTAACAGCCGTTTAGTCAAGGTTGATTTCACCAACAACAGTTTTGTTGGTGGGATTCCGCCAAACATTTGTTCAGGGAAAACATTGAGAATTCTGGACTTGGGCTCTAATCATCTCACTGGTAGCATCCCATCCGGGGTTTCGAACTGCCCAAGTTTGGAGAGATTCATTCTTCAGGGCAACAATTTCAGCGGGCATATTCCTGAATTCAGAAATTGCAAGGGATTAAGTTACATAGATCTTAGCCGCAATGGTTTCGACGGTCCGGTCCCACCAAATATATTTTCAAACTGCCCTTGTTCGCTGCAAATCAGTCCCCAAGCTAACAACCTGAATGGATCCATTCCAGGATTCAGTAATTGTACAAACCTAGGTGTTTTAGATCTTAGTTACAACAACTTTTCCAGCAAAATTCCGCCAAAAAATGCTTACTGTGTTcgttgtaagttgtaa
- the LOC101756139 gene encoding leucine-rich repeat receptor-like protein kinase PEPR1 has protein sequence MSLLLWPWLSLFFSLVTSSWSLSSDGQALLALSRNLILPSSIRSNWSASDATPCTWNGVGCDERNIVISLDLTSSGVSGSLGPEICRLKYLQILSLSGNNISGSIPPELGNCSMLEQLDLSQNFLSGNIPASMGNLKRLSQLSLYSNLLSGTIPEELFKNQFLEQVYLHSNQLSGSIPFSVGEMTSLTSLWLHDNMLSGVLPASIGNCTKLEVLYLLNNQLSGSLPETLSKIEGLRIFDATNNSFRGEIPFSFENSCKLEIFILSFNQIRGEIPKWLGNCSSLTQLAFVNNSLSGQIPPTVGLLRNLTYLLLSQNNLSGPIPTEIGNCELLLWLELDANQLEGTVPKELANLRNLQKLFLFENHLTGEFPENIWGIQSLQSVLVYRNGLTGKLPSVLAELKFLQNITLFDNFFTGAIPPGLGANSRLVKVDFTNNSFVGGIPPNICSGKTLRILDLGSNHLTGSIPSGVSNCPSLERFILQGNNFSGHIPEFRNCKGLSYIDLSRNGFDGPVPPNIFSNCPCSLQISPQANNLNGSIPGFSNCTNLGVLDLSYNNFSSKIPPKNAYCVRCKL, from the coding sequence ATGAGCCTGCTTTTGTGGCCTTGGCTTTCTCTATTCTTCTCTTTAGTTACGTCATCATGGAGTTTGAGTTCAGATGGTCAAGCTCTTCTTGCTCTGTCGAGAAACCTCATACTGCCAAGTTCTATAAGGTCCAACTGGAGCGCTTCTGATGCAACTCCTTGTACATGGAATGGAGTTGGTTGCGATGAAAGGAACATAGTGATTTCTCTTGACCTGACATCATCAGGAGTTTCAGGTTCACTAGGACCTGAAATATGTCGTCTGAAATACCTGCAAATTCTCAGTTTATCTGGTAACAACATATCTGGTTCAATCCCTCCAGAATTGGGGAACTGCAGCATGCTTGAACAATTGGATCTCTCCCAAAATTTCCTTTCTGGCAATATACCAGCATCAATGGGAAACCTCAAGCGATTGTCACAGCTATCACTGTACAGTAACTTGCTGAGTGGAACTATACCAGAGGAGTTGTTCAAGAACCAGTTTCTGGAGCAAGTGTACCTCCATTCCAATCAGCTCAGTGGTTCGATCCCCTTCTCGGTTGGTGAAATGACAAGCCTTACGTCCTTGTGGTTGCATGATAATATGTTATCTGGGGTTTTACCCGCTTCGATTGGTAACTGCACCAAGTTGGAGGTCCTCTATCTACTCAATAATCAACTGAGCGGCAGTCTTCCTGAAACCTTGAGCAAGATCGAAGGCCTCAGGATATTTGATGCCACAAACAATAGCTTCAGAGGCGAGATTCCTTTCAGTTTTGAGAATAGCTGCAAGTTGGAAATATTCATCCTGTCATTCAATCAAATCAGAGGGGAGATACCAAAATGGTTAGGGAACTGCAGCAGCTTGACGCAGCTTGCATTTGTCAACAACAGTCTGTCCGGACAGATACCACCTACAGTTGGTTTACTGAGAAACCTCACTTATCTTCTACTTTCTCAAAACAATTTGTCTGGTCCAATCCCTACTGAAATTGGCAACTGTGAATTGCTTTTGTGGCTGGAGTTGGATGCAAACCAGCTTGAGGGCACTGTTCCAAAAGAACTAGCAAACTTGAGGAACTTGCAGAAGCTGTTCCTTTTTGAAAATCATCTCACAGGGGAGTTTCCTGAAAATATATGGGGCATCCAAAGCCTTCAAAGTGTCCTCGTCTATCGAAATGGTCTTACTGGGAAGCTACCTTCTGTGCTTGCTGAGCTTAAGTTCCTGCAGAACATTACACTGTTTGATAATTTCTTCACCGGAGCCATACCACCGGGACTGGGTGCTAACAGCCGTTTAGTCAAGGTTGATTTCACCAACAACAGTTTTGTTGGTGGGATTCCGCCAAACATTTGTTCAGGGAAAACATTGAGAATTCTGGACTTGGGCTCTAATCATCTCACTGGTAGCATCCCATCCGGGGTTTCGAACTGCCCAAGTTTGGAGAGATTCATTCTTCAGGGCAACAATTTCAGCGGGCATATTCCTGAATTCAGAAATTGCAAGGGATTAAGTTACATAGATCTTAGCCGCAATGGTTTCGACGGTCCGGTCCCACCAAATATATTTTCAAACTGCCCTTGTTCGCTGCAAATCAGTCCCCAAGCTAACAACCTGAATGGATCCATTCCAGGATTCAGTAATTGTACAAACCTAGGTGTTTTAGATCTTAGTTACAACAACTTTTCCAGCAAAATTCCGCCAAAAAATGCTTACTGTGTTcgttgtaagttgtaa